The Deltaproteobacteria bacterium PRO3 sequence GAGAGGGGCCGGGCCGGCGAGCGCTACATCCTGGGGCACCGCAACCTGCACCTGCGCGAGATCCTGCAGGAGCTCTCCGCGCTCACCGGGCTGCGCGCCCCGCGCGTCAAGATGCCGCACGCGGTGGCCTTGGGCTTCGCCTATTTCAGCGAGGGTGTCTCGCGGCTTACCAAGAAGCCGCCGGCGGTGGAGGTCGAGGCGGTGCAGCTGGGCAAGAAGAAGATGTTCTTCAGCGCGGAGAAGGCGGTGCGCGAACTGGGCCTGCCTCAGACGCCGGTGCGCACGGCGCTGCAAAAGGCGGTCGACTGGTACCTGGCCAACGGCTACGTCAAGGAGAAGATCGCCCGACGCATCGCCAAGCACCAGGCGGGCAAGGTCGTGCCCGTAGCTCAGCCCGAGTCATAAACCGCGGCGCCGTTTTGCCCTTACTTCGCATCCTTCAGTAAGATTCCCACCACGTCGCTCGGATTCACCGAACGCAGGATTTTCGCGATCTTCCCGTCGGCGTCGATGACGATCACGTCGCGCGAGGCGAAGAAGGTCCCCTTCACCCCGTAGGCCTGGGCGATCTTGCGGTCCGCGTCGACCAAGAGCGGAAAGGGCAGGCCGTGCTTGTCCTTGAACTTCTTGTGAGACTCTTGGGAGTCGAAACTCACGCCGAGCACCACCGTCTCCAGGTTTTGAAACTCGCCGTAGTGATCCCGAAAGCTCTGGGCTTGGACAGTGCAGCCCGGCGTGTCGTCCTTGGGGTAGAAGTAGAGGACGACGGCCTTGCCGCGGAAGTCCTTGAGCGAGACCGGCCTGCCCTGCTCGTCGACGGTGCTGAAATCGGGGGCCGGCGCTCCCACCTTGAGCTCGGCCGCGGTCGCCGCGCCGAGGCCGATCAGAAATGCCGCCAGGAATAGAAACCCTTGCCTCATGAGAAAACTCCTTCCGCAAATCCGTAAATACGCCATGAGTGCCAAAATATAGCGCTTCCGCGACGTCGGAGCCAGGACGAACGCGCGGCCCGCCCTCGCCCGACACCGTCTGGAGATTAATCCTTGAAATGTCCCGCCATGCTCCCTAAGGTTCTCGAGGCTCGGCCAAATTCCATGAATCGGGAGGGATAAATGCTTCGCACCTTGTTTCATTCTTTTCTGGCCCTAGTCGCCCTGGGAACCTTTGGCGCTTGCAGCAAAAAACCCGAGGCTGCTCCGCCGCCCGCGGCACCTGCGCCGGCTGTCGCCCAGCCCGCCCCACCGCCGGCCGCACCGGCGGCCCCGCCCGCCGCGCCCGCGGTTGCGGAAAGCTTCGAAGGCGAATGGAGCGGCAGCAGCGGCGAGGACCTCCCCGTCAGCTTTTCCATCCAGGGCAACCAGGTCACCTCGTTCAGCGGGAGTTATTCCGGCAGGAGCGGATCCTGTTCCTTCAACGGACAGATCTCCAGCTCCGGACCCGCGACGATTACGGGCAAGGCCTTCACGACCCAGGGCCGCAGCAGCCGGGAAGAGCTTGAGTTTACGGCCCAGGGCACCCTGACCTCGCCCACCGAGGCCTCCGGCAGCCTGGTCTGGAAGGGAAAATCGGAGCTCTGCGGGGTCATCGACCTCAAATACCAGTGGACGGCCAAGAAGGCGCCCCCGCCGCCCAAGGAACCGGAAGACCTGGAATAGGCCCCCGAAGGCCCAGGACCCAATTTTGTCGCAAACGCTTGCCAAGCCCGGCAAGAATGACTATAGCCGGGCCCTCTGCTCCCATCGTCTAGGGGTCTAGGACAGCGCCCTCTCACGGCGTAGACCGGGGTTCGAATCCCCGTGGGAGCGCCATAAAGCCCCATCGGGGCTTTTTTTTTCGAAATCCACTGAACCCAGTTTACCCCCTCGTGCCCGCTATTTTTCCCGAAGGTTTTTCCCTCGTCCCGCGTATTTCCCCAAGAGAGAGCCGAAAGGAGAAACTACTTTATTTTCCAGGGCCCTTCTGAAAACATCGCCCCTGCTTCGGCTACCATGGAGACCGAGCCCACCCCAATTTCCGAAGAGGCCCTGGCCCTGCGCGTGCAAAAGGGAGACCGCGAGGCCTTCAACCGGCTGGTGCAGGAGCATGTCGGCCGCTACTTCCGAATCGCCCGGCGCATTCTGGGCGATTCCGGCGAGGCCGAAGACATCGTGCAAACGGCCTATCTCAAATTTTGGCAGGCGCCGTCCAAATGGAACGCCGACTTGGGGTGGAAATTTTCCACCTGGTTCTACCGCGTCGTCGTCAACCTCTGCCTCGACCTGAAACGGCGGCGCAGGGAAACTCCGACCGAGGCGCCTCCCGAGGCTTCGGCGGAGGCCGGGACGGAAGATGCGCTGATCCATCGGGAGCGGCAGCGGCGGCTCGTCGCTTGGCTCGAGGAGCTGCCCGAGCGGCAGCGCAGCGCCCTGCAGCTCTGTTTTTACGAAGGCCTCAGCAACGAGGAGGCGGCCCAGGTGATGGGACTGAAGCTGAAGGCCTTGCAGTCGCTGTTGATGCGCGCCAAGGCGCAGCTGCGGGAGAAGGTCCTGGCGGCCTCCGGGGAGAAAGCGTCATGAAGCCAAAAGTTTTCCAAGAATGTCTGGATCTCTACGGCGCCGACCTGGAGCGTTGGCCGGCCGACCGGCGCAGTGAGGCGCAGGCGGCCCTGCATGAGTCCGAGGACTTGCGTCGCCTGCTGGAGCAAGAACGCCGCTTCGAGGCCCAGCTCGCCCAAGACCTCCCCGCGACCCCGCCCGGCCTCGCCCAGCGCATCTTGGCGGCCGCCGCAGTGACGCGGCAGGAGCCGGGCCCGCGCGAGGCCCAAGCCGCGCCCCTCGCCCGGTTCCGCGAATTTTTACGGCCGAAACCCGCCCTGATCCTGGCCGGCCTGCTGGCCCTGGGATTTCTGTTGGGCGCCTTCGAAGCGGAGCGCGGCCGCACGGCCGCGGCGACCGACTTGGCCTCCCTTTACAACCATGGAGAAGCGTCATGGACAAGCGACCTAAACCCCTCTTACTGATTTCCCTGGCCTTGAACCTCGTCTTGCTCGGAGGTCTGGCGGGCTATTACTGGCAAAGCTGCGAGGCCTCGCGGCGCGGCTTCAAGCCCCCGCCCCAGTTGGCGCAGCAACTGAGCCCGGAGAAGCGGAAGCTCTTCGACCAAGCGATGCGGTCGCTGGGAGAGAAAAACCGCGAACACGCCCGCGAGATCGAGAAGGCAAGGGAAGAGATCCGCGAGGTCCTGACCGCCAAGGATTTCGACGCCCAGGCCTTCGCGCAAAAGTCCGAGGAGCTCCACCGGCTGCACGGCCAAATGAAGGCCGAGCTGGACAGGACTCTCGAGTCTCTGGCCCGGCAATTCACGCAAGAGGAGCGCCGGCTCTTGGCGGACCTCCTGCGTCCGCCCCCGCCGGGAGGCGCGCCAGGCGGCCCTCCGCCAGGACCGCCTCCGGGCGGAGGACCGGGACACCACCCCGGTCCACCGAAGGGATTTCCTCCGCCGGGCCCGCCAGCGACGCCCTGACGGCCCTCCGCTACGATCGTAGGAAAATTTCCGGCAAAAAAAAATCAATGACAAAACCTACCTATAATGGATGCGAAATCGGGGGCGCGGGAGGATGTTCCTGGAGGGCCCGAGGACTGTCTGAGCCGACCTTAAGGTCCAACAAAATTTCGTAAAGCCGCAGCGCGGGCACCGCCGAATCGGCCCGCAAGGCCACGTACAGATCAAGGGGCGAGTTCCGCAGGGCCCGGAAGGAACACCCTCCCGCGCCCCCGATTTCGCCACCACATTAAAGTTCCTTGAATTTATAAAAGTTTTGCCCTTGTATGGGGGGCCATGGCCAAGACCCAGACCATCACTTCGGCGAGCAGCGCCGAATATTTTTCCAAAAACCTCCAGCAGGTCGGCTTCTCCTCCTACACGAAGGCCGCGCTGACCACGATCAAGGAGGCCGTCGACAACTCGCTGGACGCCTGCGAGGAGGCCGGCATCCTCCCCGAGGTCTTCGTCCTGATCGAGAAGGTCGGCGAGGGCACGGCCAAGAACGCCGACTCGATCCGCATCCGCGTCGAGGACAACGGCCCCGGCCTCGAGCCCGACGACGTCGTCAAGGTCTTCGGCGAGTACCTGGCCAGCTCGAAGTTCGGGCGCGGCCGCTGCAGCCGCGGCCAGCAGGGCATCGGCATCTCGGCCGTCACCACCTGGGCCCAGCTGACCAGCGCGCGGGGGGCGACGGTCGTCACCAAGACCGCCAAGATGCGCAAGGCGGTGCAATGCGTCGTCGAGGTCGACATCAAGCACAACAAGGGCACGCTCAAGTCGAAGGAAGCGGTCGACTGGGACCGCGACCACGGCCTGGCCTGCGAGTTCGTCATCGACGCCCGCATCCAGCTCAACGGCGAGGGCGGCCTGCTCGCCTACCTCACCGGCACGACCCTGGTGAACCCCCACCTGACCCTGCGCTACAAGATCCTGGACCAAGAAGAAGTCACGGTGCCCCGCGTCACCGAGGAAATGCCGCAGATCCCCGACGCCACCGCCCCCCACCCGCACACCATGAAGCTGGGGGAGTTCATCGCCCACTCCCACCTCTTCGGCCGCGTCTCGATCGGCGCCTGGCTTAAAAAAGGTTTCTCCCGCATCAGCGACGGGGTCCTGGCCGAAATGAGGAAAGAAGGCCTGCCGCAGTCGCTCATCGACCTGAGCGTCGACAAGGCCTCGGAGGAGCAATTCAAAAAAGTCTTCGCCGCCCTGCAAAAGGCCAAGCTGATGGCGCCCTCGACCAGTTCGGTCTTGAGCATCGGCGAGTCGGGACTGGCCAAGAGCATCCAGCGGGTCGGGCAGGTCGACTTCTTCTCGGTCGTCTCCCGCAAGCCGGCGATCTGCGACTTCAAGCCGGTCTTGGTCGAAACTGCGATCGCCCGCCTGCTGGACAAGCCGTCCGAGGACGAGCCCGTCACGCTGCTGCGCTTCGCCAACCGCGTGCCCTTGCAGTTCGACAAGGCCGCCTGCGCCATCACCCAGGCGACGGTCTCGGTCAACTGGCGCGCCTACGGGCTCAACCAGCCGAAGAACAGCCTGCCGCAGGGGCCCTACATCATCGCGGTCAGCGTCGTCTCGCCCTTCATCAAGTTCAAGAACGCCTCCAAAGAGACCATCGACGCCAGCGACGAGCTGGTCGAGGAGATCCGCCGCACCCTGATCCAGGCCGGCCAGCGCCTCTCCAAGCATATCCGTCGCGAGGTCAAGGAGGCCGACCTCGAGAAGAAGCGGCAGCACATCGAGATGTTCGCCCCCATCCTGGTCGACGGCGCCTGCCGCATCACCAAGTCGCCCAAGGAGCGTCGGATCAAGGCCCTCGACGGCCTGGCCAAGATCCTCGGCCGCGACGCCGCCCTGGCCGAGCAGGAATTGGCCGTCGCCATCGAGCACGCCGAGGAGGCCGTGCTAAAGATGGGCCAAGTCGCCGGCATCCTCCCCGCCTCGGGAGAGGGCGAGACCGCCGAGGCCCCGCCCCAGGCGCCCGCGAAGGAAACCAAGAAAAAGCGCCCGGTCAAAACCAAGGCCGCCAAGGAGAGGAAAAAGTAAATGGCTACCGACGTCGACGTCAAAGAACTCTCCGTCGAGATGTGCGAGCGCCTGCTGCGCGACCTCGAGCGCGCCAAGCGCCCCGTACTGGAGGCCACCA is a genomic window containing:
- a CDS encoding peroxiredoxin, with the protein product MRQGFLFLAAFLIGLGAATAAELKVGAPAPDFSTVDEQGRPVSLKDFRGKAVVLYFYPKDDTPGCTVQAQSFRDHYGEFQNLETVVLGVSFDSQESHKKFKDKHGLPFPLLVDADRKIAQAYGVKGTFFASRDVIVIDADGKIAKILRSVNPSDVVGILLKDAK
- a CDS encoding sigma-70 family RNA polymerase sigma factor; translated protein: METEPTPISEEALALRVQKGDREAFNRLVQEHVGRYFRIARRILGDSGEAEDIVQTAYLKFWQAPSKWNADLGWKFSTWFYRVVVNLCLDLKRRRRETPTEAPPEASAEAGTEDALIHRERQRRLVAWLEELPERQRSALQLCFYEGLSNEEAAQVMGLKLKALQSLLMRAKAQLREKVLAASGEKAS
- a CDS encoding DUF3379 domain-containing protein produces the protein MKPKVFQECLDLYGADLERWPADRRSEAQAALHESEDLRRLLEQERRFEAQLAQDLPATPPGLAQRILAAAAVTRQEPGPREAQAAPLARFREFLRPKPALILAGLLALGFLLGAFEAERGRTAAATDLASLYNHGEASWTSDLNPSY
- a CDS encoding periplasmic heavy metal sensor, with product MDKRPKPLLLISLALNLVLLGGLAGYYWQSCEASRRGFKPPPQLAQQLSPEKRKLFDQAMRSLGEKNREHAREIEKAREEIREVLTAKDFDAQAFAQKSEELHRLHGQMKAELDRTLESLARQFTQEERRLLADLLRPPPPGGAPGGPPPGPPPGGGPGHHPGPPKGFPPPGPPATP
- a CDS encoding DNA topoisomerase VI subunit B, translated to MAKTQTITSASSAEYFSKNLQQVGFSSYTKAALTTIKEAVDNSLDACEEAGILPEVFVLIEKVGEGTAKNADSIRIRVEDNGPGLEPDDVVKVFGEYLASSKFGRGRCSRGQQGIGISAVTTWAQLTSARGATVVTKTAKMRKAVQCVVEVDIKHNKGTLKSKEAVDWDRDHGLACEFVIDARIQLNGEGGLLAYLTGTTLVNPHLTLRYKILDQEEVTVPRVTEEMPQIPDATAPHPHTMKLGEFIAHSHLFGRVSIGAWLKKGFSRISDGVLAEMRKEGLPQSLIDLSVDKASEEQFKKVFAALQKAKLMAPSTSSVLSIGESGLAKSIQRVGQVDFFSVVSRKPAICDFKPVLVETAIARLLDKPSEDEPVTLLRFANRVPLQFDKAACAITQATVSVNWRAYGLNQPKNSLPQGPYIIAVSVVSPFIKFKNASKETIDASDELVEEIRRTLIQAGQRLSKHIRREVKEADLEKKRQHIEMFAPILVDGACRITKSPKERRIKALDGLAKILGRDAALAEQELAVAIEHAEEAVLKMGQVAGILPASGEGETAEAPPQAPAKETKKKRPVKTKAAKERKK